One Candidatus Cardinium hertigii DNA window includes the following coding sequences:
- the ligA gene encoding NAD-dependent DNA ligase LigA, which translates to MQASDKAIINEIKALTDLIRHHNFCYFQKNAAEISDYAYDQLVERLVQLEKTYPHFKEPNSPTETIGEKPSYRSPLVHHPLPMLSLAKTYSEAEIVQFVARVKKIAPDLSISFVCEPKIDGVALCIRYESGKLVAIVTRGDGTAGDDITQRALQCMQLPTVIEDAPLASFEVRGEAFMSKASFKAFNDKRKKEGKPLWANPRNITAGTLNALDIDLVEGRQLAFYGYSLYTPKPFLATHQEALAWLAKWGFSTLPIYKVCKDVSAIMTYIHYWAEHKNELPVGIDGIVIKVNEFDQQQLLGATAKAPRWAIAYKYQPETAHSTLENITFQVGRSGVVTPVAHFKPVVLAGTYVSRASLYNAEELARRAFHVGDTILIEKGGDIIPKIVGINLAHRKAAQQPILFPQSCPACATPLYRAAGEAIYYCPNKQRCLPQLKGLLLHFVQRRAMAIDAIGPKTIDALWEAKLVQTAADLYKLRYEDVIQLAGFQALSARKLLANIQSSKARPFDRVLFALGIKHVGDTLAKTLALHFACMERLQQAPLSELLAIPTIGATIAQHIVAYFQDPDQQALLADLQSAGLQFSLQQQAIAELPLSAKKIVISGTFHYFTREALMYCIEQAGATLVTSISAKVDYVIAGQKAGPAKLAKAKALAIPILGEQDFMNLIRYESLSCI; encoded by the coding sequence ATGCAGGCATCTGATAAAGCAATCATTAATGAAATTAAAGCTTTAACCGATTTGATTAGGCACCATAATTTTTGTTATTTTCAGAAAAATGCAGCTGAGATTTCAGATTATGCTTATGATCAATTGGTAGAGAGGTTAGTACAACTGGAGAAGACTTACCCTCATTTTAAAGAACCGAATTCTCCAACAGAAACAATTGGCGAAAAGCCTTCCTATCGATCTCCATTGGTGCACCATCCACTTCCCATGCTTTCCCTAGCTAAAACTTACTCAGAAGCGGAAATCGTTCAATTTGTTGCAAGGGTAAAAAAAATAGCACCAGACTTATCTATAAGTTTTGTATGTGAACCCAAAATAGATGGTGTAGCATTGTGCATACGGTATGAAAGCGGTAAGTTGGTAGCTATAGTCACACGGGGGGATGGCACCGCAGGCGATGATATTACCCAGCGTGCACTCCAATGTATGCAGCTACCTACTGTAATTGAGGATGCTCCCCTTGCTTCATTTGAAGTACGTGGGGAAGCATTTATGTCCAAAGCTTCCTTTAAAGCCTTCAATGATAAGCGAAAAAAAGAAGGCAAACCATTATGGGCGAATCCTCGAAACATTACGGCGGGTACGCTCAATGCTTTAGATATAGATCTAGTGGAGGGACGTCAATTGGCATTTTATGGTTATAGTTTATATACACCTAAACCATTCCTTGCTACCCATCAGGAAGCCCTTGCATGGCTTGCCAAGTGGGGTTTCTCTACACTTCCTATTTATAAAGTATGCAAAGATGTATCAGCTATAATGACCTATATCCATTATTGGGCTGAACACAAAAATGAGTTACCTGTTGGCATAGATGGTATTGTTATTAAGGTTAATGAGTTCGATCAACAACAATTGCTAGGTGCTACCGCCAAAGCACCCCGTTGGGCTATTGCTTATAAATATCAACCAGAAACGGCTCATTCTACCCTGGAAAATATTACTTTTCAAGTAGGTAGGAGTGGGGTAGTTACGCCTGTGGCCCATTTTAAACCTGTTGTATTGGCAGGGACCTATGTAAGTCGAGCTTCCTTATACAATGCAGAGGAGCTTGCTAGAAGGGCATTCCACGTAGGGGATACCATTTTAATTGAGAAAGGGGGCGATATTATTCCTAAAATCGTAGGGATAAATCTTGCGCATCGCAAGGCAGCACAGCAACCTATCCTATTTCCTCAATCCTGTCCTGCGTGTGCCACGCCGCTCTATCGAGCAGCAGGAGAAGCCATTTATTATTGTCCCAATAAGCAGCGCTGTTTGCCTCAGCTGAAAGGTCTCCTATTGCATTTTGTGCAGCGCAGAGCAATGGCGATTGATGCCATAGGACCTAAAACAATTGATGCATTATGGGAGGCCAAGCTAGTGCAAACAGCAGCAGATCTTTATAAGTTGCGTTATGAAGATGTTATCCAGTTAGCAGGTTTTCAAGCGCTATCTGCACGTAAACTTTTAGCTAACATTCAATCTTCCAAAGCAAGACCCTTTGATAGGGTATTGTTTGCATTAGGTATTAAGCATGTGGGAGATACCCTAGCTAAGACATTAGCCCTTCATTTTGCGTGCATGGAGCGTTTGCAGCAAGCTCCCCTATCAGAACTGCTAGCGATACCAACCATTGGAGCAACTATTGCGCAACATATAGTAGCCTACTTTCAGGATCCCGATCAACAAGCATTACTAGCTGATTTACAATCAGCAGGTTTGCAATTTTCTTTACAACAACAAGCTATAGCAGAGCTCCCGCTATCAGCAAAGAAAATTGTCATTTCAGGTACGTTCCACTATTTTACACGGGAAGCATTGATGTATTGTATCGAACAAGCAGGTGCTACTTTGGTAACTTCTATTTCTGCTAAAGTAGATTATGTAATAGCAGGACAAAAGGCTGGCCCAGCAAAATTAGCCAAAGCAAAAGCGTTAGCTATCCCTATTTTAGGGGAGCAGGATTTTATGAATTTAATTCGTTATGAGTCTTTATCTTGCATTTAA
- a CDS encoding DUF6913 domain-containing protein has protein sequence MQWVTRLSLKRVVRERSNVGLSKAATIGVLYSYQTAAKHDMVQRFVRDLKNLDKKVSVLCYITEQERMHPSSGSLRYTFGHEAFTVFGKVSNELVRTFIKMPFDYLFHVDMDANALLDYIVANNQAKCRVGHFDSSRKHLFEVMVKVKQTNPIDNIKRLASQMLHYTGCMEN, from the coding sequence TTGCAATGGGTTACGAGGCTCTCTCTAAAACGCGTAGTTAGGGAAAGAAGCAACGTAGGTTTATCTAAAGCAGCAACCATAGGCGTACTGTATAGCTATCAAACAGCTGCTAAGCATGATATGGTACAACGTTTTGTTCGAGATTTAAAAAATTTAGATAAAAAAGTCAGTGTACTTTGCTATATTACAGAGCAAGAGCGGATGCATCCCAGTAGCGGTAGTTTGCGTTATACTTTTGGGCATGAGGCGTTTACAGTTTTTGGGAAAGTAAGCAATGAGCTTGTGCGCACTTTTATTAAAATGCCTTTTGATTATTTGTTTCATGTAGATATGGATGCAAATGCTTTATTGGATTATATTGTAGCAAATAATCAGGCTAAATGTCGTGTTGGTCATTTTGATTCTAGCCGTAAGCATCTCTTTGAAGTCATGGTCAAGGTTAAGCAAACCAACCCAATAGACAATATCAAGCGTTTAGCCAGCCAAATGCTGCATTACACAGGTTGTATGGAGAACTAG